The Thermoleophilia bacterium region CGACGAACAGAGGTAGAGCAGCAGCGCGGCCAGCGGCAGGCACGCGGTGGCGACGTCGCGGACGCGATCCCGCCGGGCCAGGCCCGAGTGCCAGAGGCTGAGCACCAGGAACATCGCGGTGACCAGTCCGAGGGCGTTCCAGTAGCCGAGCGGCCACGACAGGCGACCACCCATGATCGGTCCGAGCTGGTTCGTCAGCTCCGCGTCGGTGCCGATCACGGGTACGAACCGGCTCATCGCCGCAAGGGCAATGATCACGCCGAATCCGATGGTCAGACCTGAAATCCAGGCCCGCCCTTCACCCGGCCTGGAAGCGAGGATCACGACTGCGGCGATGCCGAAGGCCGTGGCCACCTGGATCGCGCGGATGTAGGCGAGACCGGCGTCGTTCGACCAGCTGATGGCGAGGACCGTCCAGGCCGTCAACGCGGCGATGAGACCGAGCAGGACCCATGAGGGAGTGGTCAGCCGGGTACGTGGCAGGAATCCGAAGCCGAGTCCGACCAGAATCACGGTCCAGCAGGTGACCGACAGAAGCGCGAGAGTATCGGTACCGTACCCCCCGTAAGACAGGGCGAGCACGGCGATCGTAACCGCAACGGAGGCCGTTACAACGTGTTTCGGCTCAACACTGCTCGCCAGATCGAAAGCCCGCTTTTTCAAGCCGAAGTCATCCCGAATCGGAGAGAGACCGAACTTTTAGTGAAGAATGTCAAGCCTTACCTGGTTGTCCTGTTTATATCGTTGTTCGTCGTTATGGCGTTCAGCCCGGTAACCAATGCGGCCAAAGCACCGGCTGAGGTCCAGTACAAATATGACCCGATCGTCAAAGCTAGCGACGACGATGACGCCGAGGCTTCGGTGGGCAGTTCCAGCGATGACGGTACATCCAGCCAGTTCCCGCTTCTGCTGATCGGAGTAATCGTATTGATTGTCGGTGCTTTCGGTGCCAAGGTGGCGCTCGACCGTCGGCGCGACTTCGATCAGGGCGGCCGGTTCCCCCGGCCGACGGTTCCACTTGCCCTGATGGGAGTGATTCTGATCGGGGCGCTGGCCTTCGGTGCGGGTGGTACGACCGCAGCCCCGAGTCCCAAAGCGCCTCCGGGGTTCCTCAACATCGCCCCGCAGGAAGGTACTCCTGTAGCCGAGACACAGCGTATGAGCCAGGGCGGCGTCCGCTCGATCAAGGTGCCGGTCTCCTGGGCGCTCGTCCAGCCCGACAACTCCAGCACCTTCGAATGGGGCAGCTACGACGCCGCTTTCACTTCGGCGGCAGCCAACGGTATTTCGGTCCTGCCGGTTCTCTACGCGACCCCGCCGTGGCTCGCGAAGCGCACGACAGCCCTGCCGAAGACCAAGAGTGAGATTGCCGCCTGGGCGCACTTCGTCGAGTCCGCGGTCCAGCGTTACGGCAACAACGGAACCTTCTGGGACGAACCCGGCCAGCAATACACCGAGAAGTACCCGCCGAAGGCGTGGCAGCTCTGGAACGAAGTCAACTTCCACTACTTCGCGTTCCCCGTCTCCGCCAGGAACTACGCCCGCATGGTCAATGCCGCCTCGCCGGTGGTGCGGGCCAACGACCCGGAGGCCGACATCATGCTCTCCGGGCTGTTCGGCCGTCCCAAGGGGCCGCCGAAAAAGGCCGTGAAGGCGACCAAGTTCATCAAGCAGTTCTCGAAGTACGTCAAGCCGCGCCAGTTCGACCAGGTGGCACTGCACCCGTACACCGCGGACTCCGAGCAGCTCAAACTCGTGATCAGGGACTTTCGCAAGGCGGTGGTCAAGGCCGGCTATCGCAAGAAGCCGATGGCGATCACCGAGATCGGCTGGGGCTCAGGGAAGGCCACGAACGCTTTCCTCAAGGGCAGCCAGGCCAAGCAGGCAGCTCAGCTCACATCGGCTCTCAGCTACCTGATCAAGGCGCGCAAGCAGTACAAGGTCAAGAGCGTGTACTGGTACACGTGGAAGGACAGCGACCCGAACGGCAAGAACTGCAGCTTCTGCTACACGACGGGCCTGTTCAAGTACGTCAAGCCGAAAGCAGGCGTCGTGACGCCGCTGAAGCCGAAACAGGCCTGGAAGGCTTTCACCAGGCTCACCGGCGGCTTTTCCGGTTGACCCGGATGCCGCGATGAGCCGCCGCGAACTGATCCAGCTGACCGACGAGGAGATCATCGGTTTCCTCGACGAGCAGCGGGTCATGATCGCGACCACCAACGGGGTTCGAGGATGGCCCCACTCGATGCCACTGTGGTACCTGCCCCGGAACGGTGAAACCTGGGCCTGGACCTACGCCAAGTCGCAGAAGGTCAGGAACCTCGAACGTGACAACCGCGCGACGATCCTGATCGAGACCGGCGACGCCTACGCCGAGCTGCGCGGGGTCATGTTCGAGGCCGAGGCCGTGCTCCATAACGACACCGAGACGGTCACCAGCTTCGCGCGTGAACTCGGTGTCAGGTATTCGAAGGAGACCGGGGTAGATGGTGACGGCGCCGCCGAGGTCTTCGCTTCCCAGATCTCCAAGCGGGTGGTCATGCAGTTCAAGCCCGTGAACACGGCCAGCTGGGATCATCGGAAACTTGCCGGCACCTACTGAGCAGCAACCGGGCGCGATCCCGGACGCCGCGGCACTCGCCCGATGGCCTGAAGCGGAGCGACGGCGGCCGGGGCGCTCCGACCGCCACTACCTAGCCCTGGGATCATTGGCCGACGCCCTCGAGGCCGGCATCGAGCAGGCGCTTGGCGGCCGGTCGGGCCTGCGCGTCCTCGACGTCGGCTGCGGCAACAAGCCGTACCTGCCTCTACTGGCTGATCGCGCCGCCAGTTACATCGGCGTCGACGCGGTCGACGGTCCCCAGGTCGACAAGATCGGTGTTGCCGAAGATCTTCCTTTCGAAGACGCCGCCTTCGACGTCGTTCTCTGCACCCAGGTGCTGGAACACGTCGACGAACCGGCCACGGCGCTTGCCGAGATCCGGCGGGTCCTGGCCCCGGGAGGCGTGACCTTCGTCTCGACCCACGGGGTGTTCCTCTACCACCCTGATCCGCCCGGGAGTGACCGGGACTACTGGCGCTGGACCCACTCCGGCCTGATGCGCATCTTCCGGCAGACCGGGGAGTGGTCCGAGCTCCGGATCCAGGAGCAGGGCAACGTGGTCGCATGTCTCGGCTACATCGTCGCCCAGTATGTGGACGAATTCGGTCAGAGGCTGGGGATCGACCTGGTTCGCAGGGCGATGCTCCGCGTCCTCAATTCCACTTCGAAGTGGCTCGACGCCCGGTTTCCCCCGCGGGCCCGGGTGCCCGGGGGCGGATCGCTGAGCGCGAACTATCTGGTGACCGCGGTCAAGCCCGGGACTCCGCCCGCCTAGTTCCTGGCTTGGACCGGGCCACCCCCGCGGCGGTTCAGGACTTCCCTCACATCGACGCCGCCCTTCAGCAGGAAGGTCACCGCGATCTGGATCACCGCGGCCAGGATCCCGCCGGCGATACCGGCCAAGAGTGAATCGCTGGCCAGCACGATCGGCAGCCCGGCCGCGACTCCGACCACCAGGCCGGCGATCGCCGGGGCCATGTCGCGGAGCGGGCTGTAGGAGAGATCGCGCCGCAGCAGGTGGTCAAAGAGGACCAGCTGGACCGATACGGCGATGATCGTGGCGATAGAGATCGAGAGGAACGAGAACCAAGGGGTCAGCGCGATCGAGAAGACGATGATCGCGCCCAGCGAGCTGACACAGATCCACCGGACTGTTGAAGGCGGACAGCTCAGGAACAGGAACGGCACGATCGAAGATGTCGCGATCCCGATGGCCGTGGTCACGGACTCGAGCCGCAGCAGGGTGATGCCGCCGGTCCACTCCGGACCGAAGATGTGTTCGGTGATGGCTCCGGCCGAAACGAGCAGCCCCGCGACCAGGGGCATGCCGATCAGCAGGAGACCGCGGAACAGGGAGCTGTAGATCTCGGCCCGCTCCTTGTCTTCGGCACGCGCAAGGGTGGGGAAAGTCGCCCGGGCGACCATCGGTGCGAAATAAGCCGGGATCGAGGTGATCGCGATGGCCCAGACGATCAGGCCGACTTCGTGGGCCGTGTACAGCAGCCCACCGAGCAGCGGATACGCGGCATAAGCCGCTTGGTTGACGATTCTCACCTGCCACCACTGGGATGAGAAGCCCTTGAACAGAGGTTCGCCGCCGCCGAGCCGCGGTCGCCAGCGCCAGGCGGAAGCTTTGAGGACCGCCGGGTATCCGATCAACGCGGCGACTGCCGCCGCCAAGGGGATCGACCACTCCGACGGATTGACGGCGGCCAGGGTGATCGCGATCGAGATCAGCACGATCCGCTGGACGATCTCGATCGCGGAGATCCGCTTGAAACGAAGTTCTTTCTCGAGCAACGCCGTCGGCAGGGCCTGGAGTGCGAACAGGAACAGGCCGAACAGCAGGAGCGAGTTGGTCAGCATCGAGAAGCCGAACGGGTTCAGGGTCGCGGAGACCGCCAGCAGAATCAGGCAGAGGCCTCCCCAGAACGCCAGCTGCATAGCCAGGCTCCGGCCGAGGTCGCGGCCGGACATCTGGTTTTTCATGATGTGCGCGGCGAGGCCGAGGTCACCGAGGGCCGCGCCGACGAGGATCACGGTGTTGACGTAGCCGTAGAGCGAGAACTCGGCCGGGGAGAGCAGCAATGGCAGAGCGATGATGCCACCGACCGTGACCACTCCGACCAGGATCTGGCGGACGCTGAGCAGAGCCGCACCCCGGACCGCCTGGGACTTCAGCTCGACACCCGCGTCGGTGGCTACCGGTACCGGGTCCGGTGGTGAATCGAGCGGTGAGTCGGTCAAGTCCCGGACCGGGTCGGGATGTCCGGCAAAACCGGGGGATTTCGGGCGGTATCGCGGAACACTGACGGTCGAGCATATGCCACCCTTGCCGGGGCTGAATCACACCCGAACGGGACCGATTGCCATGATGTGCGCGTGGCCGGAAGAACTCCAGGGTCGACCAGGGTCCTCGTGTACGCCGACAGTGCGATCTTCTCGGGTGCCGAGTCGGTCCTCTGCGACGTTGTCGAGGGCCTGCGTGCGTGCGGGGATTTCGAGCTGGTCGTCGCTTCGCCGGCGGAGAACCACAAGCTGACCGGGCGCCTGACCGCCGCGGCCGGAGTCGAATCGGCGCTGCCGGTGCCGGCTCAGCAACCGCGGCTGGCGGCATTCGACCTTTACGACCCGCGGCGGGTCCGGGCGGTCCGCCGCGTGCTCGAAGAAGCCGCTCCCGACGTGATCCTGCTCAACCTGCCGAGCGGCGAATACGGCGCGACCCCGCTGCTGGCCAGACGCGGCTCCGCGCCGCCGATCGTCGGTTTCATGCATGTCAGCGGAACCATGGGTGATCTCGGATTCCGCCTGGGGCGGCTGCGCGAGCGCCTTGCGCGACGGGCGGTTTCGCGGCTCGACTCGGTCTGCCTGCTTTCACCTGAGGCCGAGCGCGAGTACCCCCGGCAATGGTTGCCGAAAGGCACCGAGCTAAACGTCGTCCACCTGCCGAGGCCCGAACTCGTGGGCGTAGACCGCGATATCGCGCGGGAGCGCCTCGGCCTGCCGATGGACCGCCCGGTGATCGGCATGGCCGGCCGGCTCACCATTCGCCAGAAAGGGCAGGACACGCTGGTCGAGGCCGCGGCCGGGCTGGTCGCCCGCCGTCCCGAGCTGCTCTTCGCCATCGCCGGCGAAGGCCAGGACCGGAAGGTCATCGA contains the following coding sequences:
- a CDS encoding glycosyltransferase family 4 protein, which gives rise to MYADSAIFSGAESVLCDVVEGLRACGDFELVVASPAENHKLTGRLTAAAGVESALPVPAQQPRLAAFDLYDPRRVRAVRRVLEEAAPDVILLNLPSGEYGATPLLARRGSAPPIVGFMHVSGTMGDLGFRLGRLRERLARRAVSRLDSVCLLSPEAEREYPRQWLPKGTELNVVHLPRPELVGVDRDIARERLGLPMDRPVIGMAGRLTIRQKGQDTLVEAAAGLVARRPELLFAIAGEGQDRKVIERQIEAAGLEDSFRLLGQVEIADFLSAIDLVVIPSRFEGLPLIALEALTLGVPGVASSVDGLCDVWPPEWRVGAGDSSQLSAALERLLDTESAARQDLVSSGRKKMGQLTSKNPAGEVGGCLERAITHE
- a CDS encoding class I SAM-dependent methyltransferase, whose translation is MPAPTEQQPGAIPDAAALARWPEAERRRPGRSDRHYLALGSLADALEAGIEQALGGRSGLRVLDVGCGNKPYLPLLADRAASYIGVDAVDGPQVDKIGVAEDLPFEDAAFDVVLCTQVLEHVDEPATALAEIRRVLAPGGVTFVSTHGVFLYHPDPPGSDRDYWRWTHSGLMRIFRQTGEWSELRIQEQGNVVACLGYIVAQYVDEFGQRLGIDLVRRAMLRVLNSTSKWLDARFPPRARVPGGGSLSANYLVTAVKPGTPPA
- a CDS encoding pyridoxamine 5'-phosphate oxidase family protein produces the protein MSRRELIQLTDEEIIGFLDEQRVMIATTNGVRGWPHSMPLWYLPRNGETWAWTYAKSQKVRNLERDNRATILIETGDAYAELRGVMFEAEAVLHNDTETVTSFARELGVRYSKETGVDGDGAAEVFASQISKRVVMQFKPVNTASWDHRKLAGTY
- a CDS encoding oligosaccharide flippase family protein, which produces MTDSPLDSPPDPVPVATDAGVELKSQAVRGAALLSVRQILVGVVTVGGIIALPLLLSPAEFSLYGYVNTVILVGAALGDLGLAAHIMKNQMSGRDLGRSLAMQLAFWGGLCLILLAVSATLNPFGFSMLTNSLLLFGLFLFALQALPTALLEKELRFKRISAIEIVQRIVLISIAITLAAVNPSEWSIPLAAAVAALIGYPAVLKASAWRWRPRLGGGEPLFKGFSSQWWQVRIVNQAAYAAYPLLGGLLYTAHEVGLIVWAIAITSIPAYFAPMVARATFPTLARAEDKERAEIYSSLFRGLLLIGMPLVAGLLVSAGAITEHIFGPEWTGGITLLRLESVTTAIGIATSSIVPFLFLSCPPSTVRWICVSSLGAIIVFSIALTPWFSFLSISIATIIAVSVQLVLFDHLLRRDLSYSPLRDMAPAIAGLVVGVAAGLPIVLASDSLLAGIAGGILAAVIQIAVTFLLKGGVDVREVLNRRGGGPVQARN